One region of Miscanthus floridulus cultivar M001 chromosome 19, ASM1932011v1, whole genome shotgun sequence genomic DNA includes:
- the LOC136529635 gene encoding fasciclin-like arabinogalactan protein 3, translating into MAPSTFLFAFFFLLPATAVAAPPATGGNAAAAFNVTEILSRYPEFKLFNFLLSKTRVAREVNSRSSITVLVPDNSAVDWLLRRSSRLPRAALVELISVHVALDYIDATKLAALPRGGQPAVVTTLFQTTGTARNRTGFLNVTATGRGGAVFVSAAPGSLINATFKRAVTARPYNISVLQISNFVVPPGIITRPRLPLPPPSPPAPRMRQMAIAPSPAPSSLTLPRLSPRTLPTSEGDTAEAPDTAEAPAPSRGHVARVMSWWIGAAAVGMACMLGYL; encoded by the coding sequence ATGGCTCCTAGCACCTTCTTGTTCgcgttcttcttcctcctgcccgccaccgccgtcgccgccccACCGGCTACCGGcggcaacgccgccgccgccttcaacGTGACGGAGATCCTGAGCCGGTACCCGGAGTTCAAGCTCTTCAATTTCCTCCTCAGCAAGACCCGCGTGGCGCGCGAGGTCAACAGCCGGAGCTCCATCACCGTGCTCGTCCCGGACAACTCCGCCGTGGACTGGCTCCTCCGCCGCAGCTCCAGGCTGCCGCGAGCTGCGCTCGTGGAGCTCATCTCCGTCCACGTCGCGCTCGACTACATCGACGCCACCAAGCTGGCGGCGCTGCCCCGGGGCGGCCAGCCCGCCGTGGTCACCACGCTGTTCCAGACCACGGGGACCGCGCGCAACCGCACGGGGTTCCTCAACGTCACCGCCACGGGCCGCGGCGGCGCCGTCTTCGTGTCGGCCGCGCCGGGGTCGCTGATCAACGCCACGTTCAAGAGGGCGGTCACCGCGAGGCCGTACAACATATCCGTGCTCCAGATCAGCAACTTCGTCGTGCCGCCGGGCATCATCACCAGGCCgcggctgccgctgccgccgccgtcgccgcccgcgCCGAGGATGAGGCAGATGGCGATCGCGCCGAGCCCTGCGCCGTCGTCGTTAACGTTGCCGCGGCTATCTCCGAGGACGCTTCCGACCTCAGAGGGCGATACCGCGGAGGCTCCCGACACTGCTGAAGCGCCGGCGCCGTCGCGTGGCCACGTGGCGCGAGTGATGAGTTGGTGGATTGGTGCGGCGGCCGTGGGGATGGCATGCATGCTCGGGTACTTGTAG